The Catenuloplanes niger genome includes a window with the following:
- a CDS encoding non-ribosomal peptide synthetase, translated as MPASYVPPIDHETEVLACLAEILDLDPDAVDPGRRLTELGLDSFAAVRLRRRLLEDFGVDLPLTAFLDAATPATVAVAVAASMTAAPPRPEAPATAVTGDAPSNEDGEPFPLTAIQTAYLVGRDPSFPLGGVATHFYFEYDRRPGGDPHADLARLGEGWDRVVARHPMLRVVIDDEARQRVLPEVPAYRIPVTDLRDAPDPDRRLAAMRADLSHRVHPVERWPLFDIRAALLPDGRTRLFVGMDIIALDMAGWMRVMREWGRFTADPQLCLPPPATTFARLLEGRAHDPAESARRDRDRAYWAGRAGTLPPGPALPWTADAATRGVPRFTRHAGELSAPRWARLRGQAAARGLSPTAVLLASLAAVLGRWGAAAPFCLNTTLFDRPHDDPDALAVVGDFTTTVLTEAAPLDVSGAEGFDRYAAALNRRFWSDLEHRSVSAVEILRGHGDLTPAYPVVFTSGVGLADESEPPTAWLGTEVFGISQTPQILIDHIVWEDGDRLRVAWDVVDGALPDGFAAGLRDAHLRLLHRLADEEHAWTDPALGWDPSFRPDEPLEVTPFGDCGPLIDGPGRAAADRHPGGVALVYRDDTVSHGALRHRAARTAAALAGLGLGPGDMVAVAAPKGAAQIAATLGVTASGAGYVPVEPNWPAARIASVCAQAGIRHALALDVPDGSWPDNVRVHALDADGVPAGLTAAASPAPARPDELAYAIFTSGSTGRPKGVAVEHRQARTTLDDLADRCPLTPDDRVLALSALSFDLSVYDVFGVLGAGGAMVLPDPGRQRDPGHWLDLMGRHRVTVWNTAPALLEMLVEYAEIDPEAAAEALASLRLVLLSGDWIPVTLPDRVRALAPKAELLSLGGATEASIWSICYPIGTVDPAWPSIPYGRALRGQSFHILDADGHPCPAGEPGELYIGGDGVARGYLGDPEQTAQRFSTHPVLRRRVYRTGDLGRWRYDGTIEFLGRVDRQVKIRGHRIELGEIESVLSRAPGVRQCVARAVPGPDGGARLVAYVAAGDGAAVTDESLAGRLRAHLPEYMVPSRFVRLAHLPVTANGKVDYDRLGNPFRDGVRPAPAPPTNAAPQGVNATPQDAEAAPQAGDAAAPDDRPTAGLIPGRPAAVPEEGLTALLVDAARAGLEVRISVGGGRLDPIAALRAATELAVAARTADGAYEVIPELDGGSLLGLRIAARPLPDVEPVTPARPGAEPVVTAAPRADAPDAATERAVRDVFGELLTVPIDVTTPFFDLGATSLTLVRAHRRLVARLDVPLVMVDLFAHPTVRDLARLIDARRTAAHPAPAAVAAVSTAPPAATGRAAGRRSARAAAARATR; from the coding sequence ATGCCCGCGTCGTACGTACCGCCGATCGATCACGAGACCGAGGTGCTCGCCTGTCTCGCGGAGATCCTCGATCTGGACCCCGACGCGGTTGATCCCGGCCGGCGGCTCACCGAGCTGGGACTCGACTCGTTCGCGGCCGTGCGGCTGCGTCGCCGGCTGCTCGAGGATTTCGGGGTGGATCTGCCGCTGACGGCCTTTCTGGACGCGGCGACACCGGCCACTGTGGCCGTCGCCGTCGCCGCGTCCATGACCGCCGCGCCACCGCGGCCGGAGGCGCCGGCCACGGCCGTCACCGGCGACGCGCCGTCCAATGAGGACGGCGAGCCGTTCCCGCTGACCGCGATCCAGACCGCCTACCTGGTCGGGCGGGACCCGTCGTTCCCGCTCGGCGGCGTGGCCACCCACTTCTACTTCGAGTACGACCGGCGTCCCGGCGGCGACCCGCATGCGGACCTCGCACGCCTCGGCGAGGGCTGGGACCGCGTCGTGGCCCGGCACCCGATGCTGCGCGTGGTCATCGACGACGAGGCGCGCCAGCGCGTGCTGCCCGAGGTCCCCGCGTACCGCATCCCGGTCACCGACCTACGCGACGCGCCGGACCCGGACCGGCGGCTGGCGGCCATGCGCGCGGATCTCTCCCACCGCGTACACCCGGTGGAGCGCTGGCCTCTGTTCGACATCCGGGCCGCGCTGCTGCCCGACGGACGCACCCGGCTGTTCGTCGGCATGGACATCATCGCGCTGGACATGGCCGGCTGGATGCGGGTGATGCGGGAGTGGGGCCGGTTCACCGCCGACCCCCAGCTATGCCTGCCGCCGCCGGCCACCACGTTCGCCCGGCTGCTGGAGGGACGCGCGCACGACCCGGCCGAGTCCGCCCGCCGCGACCGCGACCGCGCGTACTGGGCGGGCCGGGCCGGCACGCTCCCGCCCGGCCCCGCGCTGCCGTGGACCGCGGACGCGGCCACCCGCGGCGTGCCCCGCTTCACCCGGCACGCCGGCGAACTGAGCGCGCCGCGGTGGGCACGGCTGCGCGGGCAGGCCGCCGCGCGCGGCCTGTCGCCGACCGCGGTGCTGCTGGCCTCGCTCGCCGCGGTGCTCGGCCGATGGGGCGCCGCCGCGCCGTTCTGCCTGAACACCACGCTGTTCGACCGGCCGCACGACGACCCGGACGCGCTGGCGGTGGTCGGCGACTTCACCACCACCGTGCTCACCGAGGCGGCGCCGCTGGACGTGTCCGGTGCCGAGGGCTTCGACCGGTACGCGGCCGCGCTCAACCGTCGCTTCTGGAGCGACCTGGAGCACCGGTCGGTGTCGGCCGTGGAGATCCTGCGCGGCCACGGCGACCTGACACCCGCGTACCCGGTGGTGTTCACCAGCGGCGTGGGCCTGGCCGACGAGAGCGAGCCGCCGACCGCCTGGCTCGGCACCGAGGTGTTCGGCATCTCACAGACCCCGCAGATCCTGATCGACCACATCGTCTGGGAGGACGGCGACCGGCTGCGCGTCGCCTGGGACGTCGTCGACGGCGCGTTGCCGGACGGGTTCGCGGCAGGCCTGCGCGACGCCCACCTGCGCCTGCTGCACCGGCTCGCCGACGAGGAGCACGCCTGGACCGATCCGGCGCTCGGCTGGGACCCGTCGTTCCGGCCGGACGAGCCCCTCGAGGTGACGCCGTTCGGCGACTGCGGACCGCTGATCGACGGCCCGGGCCGCGCCGCCGCGGACCGGCACCCCGGCGGCGTCGCGCTGGTGTACCGCGACGACACCGTCAGCCACGGCGCGCTGCGTCACCGGGCCGCCCGTACCGCGGCCGCGCTCGCCGGCCTGGGACTCGGACCGGGCGACATGGTCGCGGTCGCCGCGCCCAAGGGCGCCGCGCAGATCGCCGCCACACTCGGCGTGACCGCCTCCGGCGCCGGATATGTGCCAGTGGAACCGAACTGGCCCGCGGCCCGCATCGCATCGGTCTGCGCGCAGGCCGGGATCCGGCACGCGCTGGCCCTCGACGTGCCGGACGGCTCCTGGCCGGACAACGTGCGGGTGCACGCGCTGGACGCCGACGGCGTGCCGGCCGGCCTCACCGCCGCGGCCTCGCCCGCGCCGGCCCGCCCGGACGAGCTGGCGTACGCCATCTTCACCTCCGGCTCCACCGGACGGCCGAAGGGCGTCGCGGTCGAGCACCGCCAGGCCCGCACCACCCTGGACGACCTCGCCGACCGCTGCCCGTTGACGCCGGACGACCGGGTGCTGGCGTTGTCCGCGCTCTCCTTCGACCTGTCGGTCTACGACGTGTTCGGCGTGCTCGGCGCCGGCGGCGCGATGGTGCTGCCGGACCCCGGCCGCCAGCGGGACCCGGGACACTGGCTGGACCTGATGGGCCGGCACCGGGTCACCGTCTGGAACACCGCGCCAGCGCTGCTGGAGATGCTGGTCGAGTACGCCGAGATCGACCCCGAGGCGGCCGCCGAGGCGCTGGCGTCGCTGCGCCTGGTGCTGCTGTCCGGCGACTGGATCCCGGTGACGCTGCCGGACCGGGTCCGCGCGCTCGCGCCAAAGGCCGAACTGCTCAGCCTCGGCGGCGCGACCGAGGCCTCCATCTGGTCGATCTGCTACCCGATCGGCACGGTCGACCCGGCCTGGCCCAGCATCCCGTACGGCCGGGCGCTACGCGGGCAGTCCTTCCACATCCTCGACGCCGACGGGCACCCGTGCCCGGCCGGCGAGCCCGGGGAGCTCTACATCGGCGGCGACGGCGTGGCCCGCGGCTACCTCGGCGACCCTGAGCAGACGGCACAGCGGTTCAGCACCCATCCGGTGCTGCGGCGGCGCGTCTACCGCACCGGCGACCTCGGCCGCTGGCGCTACGACGGGACCATCGAGTTCCTCGGCCGCGTCGACCGGCAGGTCAAGATTCGCGGGCACCGGATCGAGCTGGGCGAGATCGAGTCGGTGCTCAGCCGCGCGCCCGGCGTGCGGCAGTGTGTGGCCCGCGCCGTGCCCGGACCGGACGGCGGCGCGCGACTGGTCGCCTACGTCGCGGCCGGCGACGGCGCGGCAGTGACCGACGAGTCGCTGGCCGGGCGGCTGCGGGCGCACCTGCCGGAGTACATGGTCCCGAGCCGCTTCGTGCGGCTGGCGCACCTGCCGGTCACCGCTAACGGCAAGGTGGATTACGACCGGCTGGGCAACCCGTTCCGCGACGGCGTCCGCCCGGCACCCGCGCCGCCCACGAACGCCGCGCCGCAGGGCGTGAACGCCACACCACAGGACGCGGAGGCCGCACCACAGGCCGGGGACGCCGCCGCGCCGGATGATCGGCCGACGGCGGGCCTCATCCCCGGGCGGCCGGCCGCGGTGCCCGAGGAAGGCCTGACCGCACTGCTGGTGGACGCCGCCCGGGCCGGGTTGGAGGTCCGCATCTCGGTCGGCGGCGGGCGGCTCGACCCGATCGCCGCGCTGCGCGCCGCAACCGAGCTGGCCGTGGCCGCCCGCACCGCCGACGGCGCCTACGAGGTGATCCCGGAGCTGGACGGCGGGTCGCTGCTCGGCCTGCGCATCGCGGCACGTCCGCTGCCCGACGTGGAGCCGGTGACGCCGGCGCGGCCCGGCGCGGAGCCGGTCGTGACGGCGGCGCCGCGGGCCGACGCGCCCGACGCCGCCACCGAACGCGCGGTGCGGGACGTGTTCGGCGAGCTGCTCACCGTGCCGATCGACGTCACCACGCCGTTCTTCGATCTGGGCGCCACCTCGCTCACGCTCGTGCGCGCCCACCGCCGGCTGGTCGCACGCCTGGACGTACCGCTGGTCATGGTCGATCTCTTCGCCCATCCGACGGTCCGTGACCTGGCTCGCCTGATCGACGCCCGTCGCACCGCCGCACACCCGGCGCCGGCTGCCGTCGCCGCCGTCTCCACTGCCCCGCCCGCCGCGACGGGGCGGGCGGCCGGGCGCCGGTCCGCACGCGCGGCCGCCGCACGCGCCACCCGATGA
- a CDS encoding ABC transporter substrate-binding protein codes for MKRRTILTALALIGGASATGCGSSGGDATAATTDTLRYVSIGSPATASDDPHGGLGNESDALRFALVYDVLTGQGPDGRTVPRLAESWQPDDTLTRWRFTLRKNATFSDGRPVRAADVLYSLRRIERKAAENYGRLSSFDMAASRVIDDHTVEIVSRTPFAEVPRALESMTFIVPDGSDDFTAAVPGSGPFRLVGNDGQTAVLERRDGWWGPAPSLRRVEVRAVADPQARAQAVLSGQVDVAASIAPAAAKQAEGRDDVSLVRRPAVTMYPFVMRLDRKPFDDPRVREAIKLAADRPALVESVYLGYGQTADDVLAPADPSAPNGPARRARDLAKAKQLLAEAGHAGGLALTLHTTTSYPGMDTAATLFAGQLAEAGITANVRLEPPDTYFTTVWAQKDFYTGYFGGIPFFDVARVALLSGSPTNETAWRRPEFDTALNAALAEPDETARNAALGVLQQQIRDEGGYVVWGTGEGLDLTRRGVEGLPTGAGFGRLFIDQVRISG; via the coding sequence ATGAAGCGACGCACCATCCTCACCGCCCTCGCGCTGATCGGCGGCGCCTCGGCGACCGGCTGCGGCAGCAGCGGCGGCGACGCGACCGCGGCCACCACCGACACCCTGCGCTACGTGTCGATCGGCTCGCCCGCCACCGCGAGCGACGACCCGCACGGCGGGCTCGGCAACGAGTCCGACGCCCTCCGCTTCGCCCTGGTCTACGACGTGCTGACCGGCCAGGGGCCGGACGGGCGCACCGTGCCCCGGCTTGCCGAGTCGTGGCAGCCGGACGACACGCTCACCCGGTGGCGGTTCACGCTGCGCAAGAACGCCACCTTCAGCGACGGCCGCCCGGTCCGCGCCGCCGACGTGCTCTACTCCCTGCGCCGCATCGAACGCAAGGCCGCGGAGAACTACGGCCGGCTGTCCAGCTTCGACATGGCCGCCTCCCGAGTGATCGACGACCACACCGTCGAGATCGTCAGCCGTACGCCGTTCGCGGAGGTGCCGCGCGCGCTGGAGTCGATGACGTTCATCGTGCCGGACGGCAGCGACGACTTCACCGCCGCGGTGCCCGGCTCCGGGCCGTTCCGGCTGGTCGGCAACGACGGCCAGACCGCGGTGCTGGAACGCCGCGACGGCTGGTGGGGACCCGCGCCGTCACTGCGCCGCGTCGAGGTCCGGGCGGTGGCCGATCCGCAGGCACGCGCCCAGGCCGTGCTCTCCGGGCAGGTGGACGTGGCCGCCAGCATCGCGCCGGCCGCTGCGAAGCAGGCCGAGGGGCGCGACGACGTGAGCCTGGTCCGGCGGCCGGCCGTGACCATGTACCCGTTCGTGATGCGCCTGGACCGCAAGCCGTTCGACGACCCGCGTGTGCGCGAGGCGATCAAGCTGGCCGCGGACCGCCCCGCGCTGGTCGAGTCGGTGTACCTCGGCTACGGCCAGACCGCCGACGACGTGCTCGCCCCGGCGGACCCGTCCGCGCCGAACGGTCCGGCACGCCGCGCCCGGGACCTGGCCAAGGCGAAGCAGCTGCTGGCCGAGGCCGGGCACGCGGGCGGCCTGGCGCTGACGTTGCACACCACCACGTCGTACCCGGGGATGGACACGGCGGCGACGCTGTTCGCCGGGCAGCTCGCCGAGGCCGGCATCACCGCGAACGTGCGGCTGGAACCGCCGGACACGTACTTCACCACGGTTTGGGCGCAGAAGGACTTCTACACCGGCTACTTCGGCGGCATCCCGTTCTTCGACGTGGCCCGGGTGGCGCTGTTGTCCGGCTCGCCGACGAACGAGACCGCGTGGCGGCGGCCGGAGTTCGACACGGCGCTGAACGCCGCGCTGGCCGAGCCGGACGAGACCGCGCGCAACGCCGCGCTCGGCGTCCTGCAGCAGCAGATCCGCGACGAGGGCGGGTACGTGGTCTGGGGCACCGGCGAGGGCCTGGACCTGACCCGTCGCGGCGTCGAGGGACTGCCCACCGGCGCCGGGTTCGGCCGGCTCTTCATCGATCAGGTGCGGATCTCCGGATGA
- a CDS encoding class I SAM-dependent methyltransferase: MSDEYRDSAEFLDLMSHGMWDALRGPVTAALHGADPANGPVVDLGAGTGLGTATIAAALPKALITAVEPSSSLRAALLARIGVDPDLRARVSVLGDPAETVALPGRAAAVLALNMIGHLAPDARRDLWRRVAGTLPPSAPLVVNVQPPDEAVPVEETVFARVPVGGHVYEGGGRAEPSGPGQLTWHMTYRVRDAAGTVVREAAVSYAWHVLSVPALVTELAAVGLEAQPVEGGLVRAVTAPTG, from the coding sequence GCCGAGTTCCTGGACCTGATGAGCCACGGCATGTGGGACGCGCTCCGCGGCCCGGTGACCGCGGCGCTGCACGGAGCGGATCCGGCGAACGGGCCGGTCGTCGACCTCGGTGCGGGCACCGGGCTCGGCACGGCCACGATCGCCGCCGCGCTACCGAAGGCGCTGATCACGGCGGTGGAACCGTCGTCGTCGCTGCGCGCGGCACTGCTCGCCCGGATCGGCGTGGATCCGGACCTGCGTGCCCGGGTCAGCGTGCTCGGCGACCCGGCGGAGACCGTGGCGCTGCCCGGCCGCGCCGCCGCCGTGCTGGCGCTGAATATGATCGGCCACCTCGCGCCGGACGCGCGCCGGGACCTGTGGCGGCGCGTCGCCGGTACGCTGCCGCCGAGCGCGCCGCTGGTGGTCAATGTGCAGCCGCCGGACGAGGCGGTGCCGGTGGAGGAGACGGTCTTCGCGCGCGTGCCGGTGGGCGGGCACGTGTACGAGGGCGGCGGCCGCGCCGAGCCGTCCGGGCCCGGACAGCTGACCTGGCACATGACCTACCGCGTGCGGGACGCGGCCGGCACCGTCGTCCGCGAGGCCGCGGTGTCGTACGCCTGGCACGTGTTGTCCGTCCCCGCGCTCGTGACGGAGCTGGCCGCCGTCGGCCTGGAGGCGCAGCCGGTGGAGGGTGGCCTGGTCCGGGCCGTGACCGCCCCCACCGGCTGA
- a CDS encoding NAD(P)/FAD-dependent oxidoreductase — protein sequence MTTGTDGYDVVVIGGGAAGLSAAQVLGRQQRRTLLVDGGPPRNRQADGVHMFLSRDGFSPLELLRTGHRELESYSSVEVVRARATSAGGGIDDFTVTLDDGTARRARRLLLATGQTDRPWDVAGLADRWGRSVLHCPFCHGWEARGSSIVVLGREPAEVMLAAYVADRYSDDVVVATDGPHTLPEPILANLRALGVRVVETPVVELRGDHGDLTVALADGGALPCQVVFHRAPVELQTALATQLGAQLLPDGYVRVDEFAATSVPGVSAAGDVARLAALPDGLTLVSQAAADGVRAAVWLEQGMFRAGLPVPLG from the coding sequence ATGACAACCGGGACCGACGGGTACGACGTGGTCGTCATTGGCGGCGGCGCCGCCGGGCTCAGCGCGGCGCAGGTGCTCGGCCGTCAGCAGCGTCGCACGTTACTGGTCGACGGCGGTCCGCCGCGCAACCGCCAGGCCGACGGCGTCCACATGTTCCTCAGCCGGGACGGCTTCTCCCCGCTGGAGCTGCTCCGGACCGGGCACCGGGAGCTGGAGTCCTATTCGTCCGTCGAGGTGGTGCGGGCCAGGGCGACGTCGGCCGGCGGCGGGATCGACGACTTCACGGTCACGCTCGACGACGGGACCGCCCGTCGCGCCCGGCGGCTGCTGCTGGCGACCGGCCAGACCGACCGGCCGTGGGACGTGGCCGGCCTGGCCGACCGGTGGGGCCGCAGCGTGCTGCACTGCCCGTTCTGCCACGGGTGGGAGGCCCGCGGCAGCAGCATCGTGGTCCTCGGCCGGGAGCCGGCCGAGGTGATGCTCGCCGCGTACGTCGCCGACCGGTACAGCGACGACGTCGTGGTGGCCACCGACGGCCCTCACACGCTGCCAGAGCCGATCCTGGCGAACCTGCGCGCACTCGGTGTCCGCGTGGTGGAAACGCCGGTGGTGGAGCTGCGCGGGGATCACGGTGACCTGACCGTCGCGCTCGCGGACGGCGGCGCGCTCCCCTGCCAGGTGGTCTTCCACCGGGCGCCGGTGGAGCTGCAGACGGCGCTCGCCACGCAGCTCGGCGCGCAGCTGCTGCCGGACGGGTACGTGCGGGTGGACGAGTTCGCCGCGACCAGCGTGCCCGGGGTGTCCGCGGCCGGCGACGTGGCCCGCCTCGCGGCCCTGCCGGACGGCCTGACCCTGGTGAGTCAGGCCGCCGCGGACGGGGTGCGGGCGGCGGTCTGGCTGGAGCAGGGGATGTTCCGGGCTGGGCTGCCGGTGCCGCTGGGCTGA
- a CDS encoding ABC transporter permease subunit, with translation MIGVALCGAALVPHDPLLPLGAPWGPPSGDTPLGTDALGRDVLSRVLAGGRHLTGTAGLAALIASATGIAGGLLAGWRDGPVSRALSALADLLLAIPLLLIAMLLAVTLPGTVAVVAATVCGGAPLTLRIVADAVRRVRTAGYVEAALGRGESGPAILRREMLPALAGLAGQDLGARFVVALQIAAALSLLGLGLAPPAPDWAAMIRENLGGAGLNPAALVAPAAALALLCLAVSAAGHAAVARSRGPR, from the coding sequence ATGATCGGCGTCGCGCTGTGCGGCGCCGCCCTGGTCCCGCACGACCCGCTGCTGCCGCTCGGCGCACCGTGGGGTCCGCCGAGCGGAGACACGCCGCTGGGCACGGACGCGCTCGGCCGCGATGTGCTCTCCCGGGTGCTGGCCGGCGGCCGGCACCTGACCGGTACCGCCGGACTGGCCGCGCTGATCGCCTCCGCGACCGGCATCGCCGGCGGCCTGCTCGCCGGGTGGCGCGACGGCCCGGTCTCCCGCGCGCTGTCCGCGCTGGCCGATCTGCTGCTGGCGATCCCACTGCTGCTGATCGCCATGCTGCTCGCGGTCACGCTGCCCGGCACGGTCGCGGTGGTCGCCGCGACCGTGTGCGGCGGCGCGCCGCTGACGCTGCGGATCGTGGCGGACGCGGTACGGCGTGTCCGGACGGCCGGCTACGTCGAGGCCGCACTCGGCCGCGGCGAGTCCGGGCCGGCGATCCTGCGCCGGGAAATGCTGCCCGCGCTGGCCGGCCTGGCCGGCCAGGACCTGGGCGCCCGGTTCGTGGTGGCCTTACAGATCGCGGCCGCGCTGAGCCTGCTCGGGCTGGGCCTCGCGCCGCCAGCACCGGACTGGGCCGCGATGATCCGCGAGAATCTGGGCGGCGCCGGCCTGAACCCCGCGGCGCTGGTCGCGCCGGCGGCGGCGCTGGCGCTGCTCTGCCTGGCGGTCAGCGCGGCCGGGCACGCGGCGGTCGCACGCTCCCGAGGACCGCGATGA
- a CDS encoding ABC transporter permease produces the protein MIRWALVRAPLLLAGVSVAVFAATEALPGDAALARTAGRATAAQLAALRADGGLDDPVWLRYLRWVWGLLRGDAGVSLLSDRPVSDLIGQRLPAAVILAAAALAVTVPVMLSLAWVAGTGSVAGRYATALVTATAAVPQVVVAAGLTALFAGVLGWLPPVSLVPAGGAPPPATLILPAVSLALPAAAYGAMLLRGVVADTLALPCVRDAERRGLSRLTVALRYALPPLLAPTVRILALVSAGLFAATAVVETMFGYAGLGELLAGAVANRDTPVVQAVAMLAAAVAVGGLLVADVLAAATDPYRARS, from the coding sequence ATGATCCGGTGGGCGCTGGTCCGCGCCCCGCTGTTGCTGGCCGGCGTCTCGGTGGCGGTGTTCGCCGCCACCGAGGCGCTGCCCGGCGACGCCGCGCTGGCCCGGACCGCGGGGCGGGCGACCGCCGCGCAGCTCGCCGCGCTGCGCGCGGACGGCGGCCTGGACGATCCCGTCTGGCTGCGGTATCTGCGCTGGGTGTGGGGGCTGCTGCGGGGCGACGCCGGCGTCTCGCTGCTGTCCGACCGCCCGGTCTCGGACTTGATCGGTCAGCGGCTGCCCGCGGCCGTGATCCTGGCCGCGGCCGCGCTGGCCGTGACCGTGCCGGTGATGCTGTCGCTGGCCTGGGTGGCGGGCACCGGCTCGGTGGCCGGCCGGTACGCGACCGCGCTGGTGACCGCGACCGCGGCGGTGCCACAGGTGGTGGTCGCGGCCGGGCTGACCGCGCTGTTCGCCGGCGTGCTGGGCTGGCTGCCGCCGGTGTCGCTGGTGCCGGCCGGCGGCGCTCCCCCACCGGCGACACTGATCCTGCCCGCGGTGTCGCTGGCGCTGCCGGCCGCCGCGTACGGCGCGATGCTGCTGCGCGGAGTGGTCGCCGACACCCTGGCGCTGCCGTGCGTGCGGGACGCCGAGCGCCGTGGCCTGTCGCGGCTCACCGTCGCGCTGCGCTACGCCCTCCCGCCGCTCCTGGCGCCGACGGTCCGCATCCTGGCGCTGGTCAGCGCCGGGCTGTTCGCGGCGACGGCCGTGGTGGAGACCATGTTCGGCTACGCCGGCCTGGGCGAGCTGCTGGCCGGCGCGGTCGCCAACCGGGACACCCCGGTGGTGCAGGCGGTCGCGATGCTCGCGGCGGCCGTGGCCGTCGGCGGGCTGCTGGTGGCGGACGTGCTCGCCGCCGCCACCGATCCATACCGGGCTCGGTCGTGA
- a CDS encoding ABC transporter ATP-binding protein, translating to MSRSLEVHGLRVVDAAGRTVGVLGDLSAAPGEVVAVTGASGVGKTVLLTALLDALEPPLRRAAGTVRWQGVPVDPGRVARRWRRTHAGVVGQDPRQTLHPLLTAVAAVVEAGVSGPRAAATLTRMGLDPSLHRRRVHQLSGGQAQRVAIARAIAAGPPLLILDEPTSALDPAALALVADAIRSRRGDPDRVTLVVSHDADFVASVADRVVRLGPAPAAPTMATRDMAPVARPAAPAPVLLEVRGLTLAQPAGGPVLVSDMDLQVHAGELVAVRGPSGSGKSTLLRALAGLHPVERGDACLAGETLPWPVRRRPAGLLRAAQLVGQHPADALNPAHPVGAAIARPLRTLRDMPRALRPAAVRELLERVGLDPGLAGRRPAGLSGGQRQRIALARALAAGPRLLLADEITAALDPASAAGVLDLLDALRRDGLAVLAATHDSAVAARADRTLRIQETPMGETS from the coding sequence ATGAGCCGGAGTCTGGAGGTCCACGGTCTGCGGGTGGTCGACGCCGCCGGGCGTACCGTCGGCGTGCTCGGTGATCTTTCTGCGGCGCCGGGCGAGGTGGTGGCCGTGACCGGCGCCTCCGGCGTCGGCAAGACCGTGCTGCTGACCGCGTTGCTGGACGCGCTCGAGCCGCCGTTGCGCCGCGCCGCGGGCACGGTCCGGTGGCAGGGGGTCCCGGTTGACCCCGGTCGCGTCGCGCGGCGGTGGCGACGCACGCACGCCGGTGTGGTCGGCCAGGATCCGCGGCAGACGCTGCATCCGCTGCTCACCGCGGTGGCGGCGGTGGTGGAGGCGGGCGTGTCCGGGCCGCGGGCCGCCGCGACGTTGACCCGGATGGGGCTCGACCCGTCGCTGCACCGTCGGCGGGTCCACCAGCTCTCGGGCGGTCAGGCACAGCGCGTCGCGATCGCCCGGGCCATCGCGGCCGGGCCGCCGCTGCTCATCCTGGACGAGCCGACCAGCGCGCTCGATCCGGCCGCGCTCGCCCTGGTCGCGGACGCGATCCGGTCGCGGCGCGGCGACCCGGACCGGGTGACGCTCGTGGTCTCGCACGACGCGGACTTCGTCGCCTCGGTGGCGGACCGGGTGGTGCGCCTCGGCCCGGCCCCGGCGGCACCGACCATGGCGACGCGGGACATGGCACCCGTCGCGCGCCCGGCGGCGCCGGCACCGGTACTGCTGGAGGTGCGCGGGCTGACGCTCGCCCAGCCGGCCGGTGGCCCGGTGCTGGTGTCCGACATGGACCTTCAGGTGCACGCTGGCGAACTGGTCGCCGTGCGCGGGCCGTCCGGGTCGGGCAAGAGCACGCTGCTGCGGGCGCTGGCCGGCCTGCATCCGGTCGAACGCGGGGATGCGTGCCTGGCCGGGGAGACGCTGCCGTGGCCGGTGCGGCGTCGCCCGGCCGGCCTGCTGCGGGCCGCGCAGCTGGTCGGCCAGCACCCGGCGGACGCGCTGAACCCGGCGCATCCGGTCGGCGCCGCGATCGCCCGTCCACTGCGGACACTGCGCGATATGCCGCGGGCCCTGCGGCCGGCGGCCGTGCGGGAGCTGCTGGAGCGGGTCGGTCTCGATCCCGGCCTGGCTGGTCGGCGACCGGCCGGGCTGTCCGGCGGTCAGCGCCAGCGGATCGCGCTCGCCCGCGCGCTGGCGGCCGGACCCCGCCTGCTGCTCGCCGACGAGATCACCGCCGCACTCGATCCGGCATCCGCGGCCGGCGTGCTGGATCTGCTGGACGCGCTGCGCCGCGACGGGCTGGCCGTGCTCGCGGCCACCCACGACTCCGCGGTCGCCGCACGCGCCGACCGCACACTTCGCATTCAGGAGACACCGATGGGAGAAACATCATGA